The Schistocerca nitens isolate TAMUIC-IGC-003100 chromosome 2, iqSchNite1.1, whole genome shotgun sequence nucleotide sequence atgtaatcacatgtcagttgtagtataacatatttctccaatgaatacccgtttatcatctgcgtttcttcttggtgtagcaattttaatggccagcagtgtatgcatTTATAAAACTCTGTAGAGCCAAAGACActgggacacctgcctaatatcgtggagagcccccccccccccccccccccaccgagcacgcggaagtgcctcaAATCGACATTCGACATggcatgtctgaagtactgctgcatGGAGCTGAAACCGTGaaaccttcagggctgtccataaatcagtaggaGTACCAGGGGTCGACATCTTTCCTGATTAGCATGTTGTAAGGCATCACAGATatcggttcaaattgctctgaggacTACGCGACAtaacgactgaggtcatcagtcgcctagaacttagaactaattaaacctaactaacctaaggacataacacacatccatgcccgaggcaggattcgaacctacgaccgtagcggtcgctcggccccagaccgtagcgcctagaaccgcactgccactcaggccggccatcaCAGATATTCTCAAAGATatccatatctggggagtttggtggtcagcggatgtgcttaaactcagaggagttttgctggagccactctgtagcaattctggacgtgtggggtgtagcattgtcctgctagaattgccgaagtccatcggaatgcgcaatggacatgaatggatgcaggcggtcagacaggatgcttacgtacgtggcacccgtcagagtcgtttctagacgtatcacgcgtcccacatcactccaactgcccacgtCCCACACCATGACAGAGCCCCCACCAATTTGAACGCCCCCTGCTGTCATgctggttccatggattcatgagattttctccctacccgtacacgtccatccactgcatacaatgtgaaacgagacacgtccgaccaggcaacatatttccactcaTAAGCcttccaatgtcggtggtgacgtcccaggcgaagcgtaaagctttgtgccattTAGTCATAAGGGTACGCGAattggtcttcggctccgaaagcccatttcgatgaagtttcgttgaatcgttctcacactgacacttgttcatggcccaacactgaaatctgtagcaatttgcggaagtgttgcacttctgtcacgctgaaataTTCTCTTGAGTCGTTGTTGTTCCAGTTCCCCAGCCGccgcgatgtcggtgatttgatgttttaacagattcgtgatattcacggtacgctcgtgaaatggtcatacgggaaaaacctcacttcatcgctacctcggagatgcgccGGCTATAAACAccgctttcaaactcacttaaatcttgataatctgccattttaatagtagtaaccgatctaacaactgcaacagacacttgtcttatacaggcgttgctgaccgcagcgccgcgtTCTGCTGCGAAGATATCTCTGTGTTTTAATGCGCATGCCTacgtcagtttctttggcgcttcagtgcatatattTATAATCACACCGTACTTAGGTCGTAGGTGTACTATCCTCTAGGTATAGGGCTCTCACCTTCAAAATGGAAAGCTGTTTAGATCGCAAAGTGCATAGCATGAACGATCGGTGGCATCTATACATTTGATTTTTTCAGGATTTGAGCCTTACTGCATTATCAGAGGCTTCGATGATAGAAAAAGAATCTTTCTTTTGAGCCTGTGCGTAAACTGTgttgtattaatttaaaaaaagcgtTATGAGCTGTTTTTAGGAACTCACTTTTTTACTATAGCTTTCTCTTCTCAAACCACATTTAACAGGGACTGACCACAAGACGTGTGTGACATATCAACTCAGCTGTGTTGATGACCTGTGGCAGTTAACATACGTGGGAACAGGtctttctgttttcttggtttTACTACAATGACACCGAATGAGAAAGAAGTGACTGATACCTGTCTTCTTTCAGTGATATCGAATGAAATTAGGAAATTTgaggtaacgtcttatgggaccaaactactgaggtcatcggtctctaagcctacacagtgcttaaactaatttacgctatggacaacacacacacccatacccgagggaggactcgaacctccgacgggggaagccgcacggaccgtgacacgaCGTCTCAGATCGCGCGGCTACATCGATTGAGAAGGAAGTGACCGGTGCAGTATGATAACCCATCTTTTTGACGATGGTTGTTGAAACAGCGTTGGTTATAAAAATGACAAAGTGAGCGATAATGCAGCTTGCCAAAAACAAGGAAAGTCGATCTGCTGTTTGTTGCTGCAACCACAGTTCCTGGAACGGAAAGTCAGAAGGGAACAGTACGATAACATTCGATGACGTCATCGGGTGTTTAaacatatataaatgaaaatgtaaaaccGGGAGCAGTAGTATTTCTTATCGAGTACAATGAAGGCTGCTCTGTTCTTTGTTGCTGGTAAGTATTGGCAGGATATATAAATTTTCGTTCAACATAAACATTTTTTTGGTTACCTTCTTTTTACATGATTTCTGAGATAGTTATCCGAGTGAAAATCTATTTATATACTCGGTGAAGAGTTGGTCAGTGCCACAATTTTGAGATATGGTTATatggaaggaaacaagaaaaaaattcctttgCACATGGACTATGAAATGCACAACTTATAggcatgagcacttgttcgtcttgaCTACTTTGAAATACTTCAAGTCTACATAAGCTGTTTGCTATCTCGAATCATCCACAGAACGCAAAAAAGTAAAGAGTGAACAGCAAATGAGATCACGCTATTTTGTTGTTGTGTAGCAGCATGTACTCCTCGTATTGTCACTGGACTAGAAAAATGCTTTTTGTGACACTTGCACCTATAATTCCATAGTACATAGTACATGGAAACAAGGAATCTAATCCGAATATCAATGTTTGCTGATAGATCGTAGTGAGTTAGTAACTGATCGTTAACACACGTGTGTTTGCTGTGTGCAACAATGATATAAATGTAAAAGAATGGGAATAAATAAAGTTTTGCTGTAGTTAGCCGTAACTTGGTATACCAATGTCGCCTGCACGGATTTAGATTGCTGAGTAGAAAGGTCGTCAGCTCCAAAAAGGGGCAAAAGCTAAATTTGATAAATAGCTAATCACGAAAATACCGGGCCAGAAAGGTAATGGGGCAAATAAATGAAGTGAAATCGCGCTAGCTTAGATGCGAAAACATGTGTAACATGAACACTGAAGACGTAAATCTAGCATGCAATAATGTTAATTATAATTCTGCAACGGCTAGCAACGCTCCATAGAAGCTATGCTGTATTACGTAATTTATAATAATGCTGTCTGTTTGAAAATATGTTAAATCGTGGCCAAAACAGAGTAGAATTCTTTACCGGTTACTTTGTAAATGATGCCATAGAAACCGTCATTTATGGCAACACTTATTTGCTAATGCTAATGCTGCGTACACATATGCAATAAAGTCATTCACAGAACACAACATAAAATCGTAAACTTTCTTTGACTGTCAGTTAGCCAGCATACTTTTGTCAATGAAATatgaattaaatttcaatcacTTCCAGTTTGATCTGATTGTCAGATAATTTGATCGACCTGGGTCTGTAAAGTAAGCTTTGAAGAATGTCCCAAAAAGTTACTATTACGCTGGCATGCCTGTTACGGAGCTATAAAAATAGTGGCTAGATCTTACTTTGCGATGCGTTGCTTCTGCTTATTACGAAATTTATTATTGGCGGTAGGCTCCACTTGATTAGTCAGCAGCCTGAATAAAATTTATGCGCACAGCAGTCTTCATTAATTCCAACATCTTCTTGCGTTCATGTTCTGTGTCCATACACGTCCGGACTTAATTATATTTTGCCTTCCCACTTACATATTATAACACCATTTCGATAACAATCTCCATTTGGCATTTGCGGGCCGACACACATGTCTCTATCACATCACAGACGCTTCGCAACTCATCTCTGCCCTCTTTTCTAAGACTGCGTGCGTTCACGACAACGATGCTATTTTTCCGTGAAATCTTCAATGGTCGAAGCGTGAAATATATTCTTCGTGTTAGTTCAACATAATTTCTTTGACTCTGCCATCGTATTTACTACAACGatctatgtaattatttcttatttattcatCCAGCATACGTTATATTTCGATGAAATTTAATTAATGACAAAATTCATAAGTAGATGTAGTTACGAGAAATGGTTATAAACTCATGAAAGAAAGCAGCTGAAAAATACATGAGACATCGGGTATTACATATGACCTGCATTTGTGAGTCGTCGCTAAAGGTCATGCCCAATATGGTGTTTGTTATTAATCTTTGTAACAAGAGGCTCCCATTATTCTGGCAAATGCAGAGAAAAGACTACAATGTAAATGGTTTTCACAAGCTGTTCACAATACACACTGGTTCAGTTAGAAGTAATGTATGTGCTGCACTTACCCAAAACTATGAATACGGTTTACAGTTTCCCagactgctcatagctcttacggaaaGCGTTTTGAGCCCATTTGTACTAGACATTTCTAATGGTTTGATCTAAACTACCTCTCAAAGTATGCAGTACTGCTTCTTTTATACCTATATACTCTGATTAGTAGTGGGCATGTGACACTTCCTCGTCGTACCCTTGACATTATCTTTCCCAGTatccattttgttccgttaagagcaacaTGTTGAGTTATATCAGGGTTAGGTAGCGAAAACAATCTCGTGTTGTGGTACAAAACATCTTTTAAAATTCTACACAAATGTCACAAATATGCCGTAATCTATTGCTACAACTTTCCTAATAACAGTTACATTAGATTTCATATACAACTTAGAGTCTACCAGACAACAGAGTACCATTACCATCCAGAGGAGACACATTAGCAAGTGGCAGAGTTGTGGCACTAGTCATTTGAGTTGCACCTTATCTCCGTATTGTCAAGCTAGCACATGGCAGTCACATTACTAGACAATAGTAGCAGAGTGCTAGATGGTAAAGTTGCACCAAGAACCGGTAGACAATGTTGCGATCTGTAATAATGTTCATTGTTTTCTACAGCACTGGTCGCAGTTGCGGTGGTCCAAGGACAACCAGAAGAGTCGACCACTGCCGCCAGCCAGGTTGAGGAACAGCCGTCAGCCACCATCCCGGCTGTGAGAACATTGGTGGCGTCGTCGTACGCGGAAGAAGACGAGGATACCATATGTGTCCAGGCAGACAACAAGTTCTACTTGTATGCTAATTCACTGAAGCTGTATTCTTGCTACCACCTGCTACCGAAGGGTACGTTACTTTAAATAACACGATTTTCTGTGCACAAGATAATCACAGACTATTAAGTATAATCTGTTGTGAAGAGTTCCAAAGTGAATGTGAAAATATGAGTTAATCACACCATCAAGGTAAAGTGTTTATCCTTACGGTACACTTTAACAGCGTGAACAATGCAAGATACGGCACTTTACGAAATTGCAGCTCATTGAAATTCTTCACCAAAACTATTCAGAGTAATTTCCAGTATATATTTAATCCTTTTTTTCCAGATATTTGTTGGACTCTTAAATGTGTTGCATTTTTTATCTTTCTACGATGTGGAATCTGAGTTCTATTATCTGAATTATGTTGTATAAAGCGACATGAAGTTCTCCATGGGCTTTGGTTTCAACATTTAGCGAAGAGATATTTTAATAGGCAACAGATATTCGTGCTGTGGGGTTTATTTTGACAGTATCTGTGTTGCCTGTTTGGTACCTAGAGGACTTATGGCACCATAAGAGAGCGAAAAATGAAATTCTTTCCATGTAAATAGTTAATGACTTATCATTGTGTTATCAGTAGTAAATGTAAAATAGTATATATTTCTATTCATAGTTTCTAACTCTATTAAAATATATtccttttatttattatagtttacGTGGTGAAACCAAAGAGTCTGTGTAAACCGGTCCTGTCAGACTGTCCCAAGAACTAGGAGTATTGCAAGTGTGTCGGCTCATCCTGGAGGAGCTGACTCGTTTGGGATTGAGTGAAGACGAGATGGCTGTGCTGTTGACTGAAGACATCAACAATTTTCACGGAAAGCAGTAAATTCCAAGAGTGTAGAACGTACCTCTTTCACCAGTAACAAAAACCGGTGGAATCAACTTATCTTCTTTTATGATAGTTTCTGATTGCTTCACGATATGCAACAAATCAGCTTTACAATCAGGCTAGAAACTGAGTTGGAAGATTATTGTTTAAAACATGGTTTTGCCGGTTTTTTATCTTTCTGTTGGCCTTGTAATAGTTTTATTCTGACACAATAAAACTGTTCTTTCATGTCGTCAATTGTAGAATATATTTCCTAATCTGTAGCTTTACATAAATAGTGGCAAAGTATAACTGGGCATTAATTATACACAATACATTACATCGATTCATGCTAACCATGAACCATCCAAATACCCTGTTCCTGCCTTCACACCTTGAGTGGAACGATGACACCGATGGACACTGCAGAGACTTATGACTGCCA carries:
- the LOC126236559 gene encoding uncharacterized protein LOC126236559 — translated: MKAALFFVAALVAVAVVQGQPEESTTAASQVEEQPSATIPAVRTLVASSYAEEDEDTICVQADNKFYLYANSLKLYSCYHLLPKVYVVKPKSLCKPVLSDCPKN